From Danio rerio strain Tuebingen ecotype United States chromosome 2, GRCz12tu, whole genome shotgun sequence:
TTACAGACTATCTAAGATTTGACAATGATGTCACACTGCAGTGTGAGtaactgttttttattatttgttcacCATTGCTTTGTCCGATTTTACAGATTATTAATTTGCActcattttaaagcatttttaacatAAACCACAGCAGTGATGTCTATGAAGGATGTACTGTAGGCTGTTCATCACATGCAGAGGTTTAAATTGGAAGCACGCAGCTGATTGGTCAAACTTTTGAAAATTAAATATGGAACACTGTTACCCAATCAAAACAGTGGGTGTTTCCAATAATTTCAGAACGAAACAGTATTATTAGAATATTAAGGGGGATTTTTTCAAAGAAAATGGATGCCTCTAAATGACTTCTGACCACCACAGATGTGTTTTCTTGAAAAGTGTGACTGTACCCAGCTTTCTTTAATCCCAGCTGGActtctttgtttttatattatcatTTGATTCTTGCTACTACTTGTATTTATTGACATCATTGTTTCAATAAacatgaaaatgtaaataaaaaaagaacaagttttttttcttctgatggTGTGTtccaaattaaatttgtaaaatctcaatcattcattttagtattatttgctcatcccccaaagTGGCAGAGCGACATTAGCAAAGCTGAGCTACAGCAAGGGGGAccttgagctccagctcctccttgctgcacttcttctacaagtaatgtcactgggggttggggttaggggcggGTAAAGTGACCGCATtgaaacagcttataggaggaggagcggGAGCTCAAGCTTCCCCTTATCAGAGGTGTGCTCCACCCATGTGGCACCATCACCATTTCCCAGTGAAGGCTGGGGTTGGGGGAAtgcctttaaagggtcacgaaacaccaaaacacattttttgagctgttgacagtcgtatatgtgtcccacactgctaaaaacactattaggacacctatatttcactaaaaagtgtaaattggttgtttttgcgttatttcaagcaaattcgtacttcctgtttgaaacgaatttttgaagctgcgtcacagtcatgacataatagcgttgtattccagtgtgcagactggacgtctgtgccagagtgagtcttattacgtcttacagtgtgatgcattaatgcatgagtaaggcttggttcaaaccaatcagcgcgctctattgtgcaacttcattaatattcattagtgtcaccgtgtttacaccacagagacgccacgttgtgttggcaaaacaagcgtgaagtgttgcttttatagtttgctgccattaagctttgttttaattttcactctgtgagagctcatctggatcacgtgtggattaacagtgtatgcgacgctcgacaacaataacttacgtgtctaaggaggattattgtttacctgagagctgttctcatctgcaaacgctgagatctggattcgtttgtagtattctctccatcaagacgcggctctagttgctggtgattgtcctgtctctacagatttggtaagtgagcgaccagtgctctttgtttattcagtttgttcgtatcgaattaagttaactattgcactgagtgcaaacatgttagcaccgcattttgtgaccggaataacacacgcggctttctgacactaccttccgtgtgcatctaagtttccgggaaatgcggagggtttttttctctcattcgccgtgcggtatcaaacattgcatgaaaaatacacgcttagagcagatcctcgaatcaaatatctcgtttgtcgcaaggggcatgaatgaattccctgaatgaaagagccaaactgcagttaaagtccaacatttaataatttggcaaataatttgactacagatgtccatgtaggttaaacaccatccctttctcctgtgtgtattttgactgaaactcgcgcgtgcccaaatagacactcccacaccctcccactttagttcctccgacactcccccctaaacacagctggacacgcccacttttctgacttttttcaaagtaaaggtgtgaaaacaccctgctgaaacgagggggtttcatggccctttaaaaatagGCGGTTTTGTACCAATTAAGTTGTATATATTCAAATACATTTGCCACTTTTCTGACAggacgtaaaatagttatgtttccttgtaAGTTTGGACTGGACTTACCATAGACTCGCTGTCTCTGATAAGGAAATCTCCATCTACACCTCTCTGGTTCAAGACCATCTCAGCCTGGTGCCGTGTCAGTTTTCCATAGTACCATTGTTTTCCTCCAAACTTTCCATCCATAGAGGGCTTAATGTCATAGTTTGAAGGATGAGGCCCTGAAATGCCCAATTCCTTATGTGTTTTCTGCACAACCGTCACATAGTTCTTGGGCACCAAACCCACTTGCCCATTTTCCTTTCTACACTTCCACCACTCAGGATCGTTCTCGGGTTTCTCCAACACATCCATGAGTTCGTACTTGTTGAAATTAAGCTCCTCGACATTGCCAGAGCTGAAATGATAAAGTGCCTGTACAGTCTGCAGAACCTGAGAGCTGTTGTTATTGTGCCCCACGGAGGCCAGTTTATCGGGGTTCACGGAATCGACCCTCATTGTCCCGTCCACGTCCTCTGTGACATAATTAGAGGGGAACCATCCAGAAAGGCCATTATAGGATCCTCTCCACCAGCCGTCGCTGCACTTCTCCATTACGATGACCCTTGTGCCCTTGACCAGAGAGAGCTCATCCTCTCGTTCTGCGGTGTAGTTGAACTTGACCAGCGCAGGAAGATTGAGGTCATAAAGTCGCTCATCGCCCTCATATTTCTCTGCACTGGAGGGCAAATCTCGTACACAGCCTTTCTGCTTCACTTTCCCAATTCCTGCAGTCAGAGAGAGGGTAACGttaagtttagaaatgtaaactgttaaaaaagcccctattatgggtttttgaaaatgaccttccatgcagtgcgCAACAAAGCTCAAAGTGTATGAAAAAATCCAGCtgatgtttaaatctgaaagtgcaccttgtttaaaagtATAGATGTTTTAATAAAAGATTTGACTCAGAGTTGTTATAATATTCATCGTTCATCTGGATCTTTTGTCGGTTTGTAAGTCAAAatgaaacaataccaaatataAAGTGCCAGGTCTGGTAAAAGATAAATGCACCTTTCTTTTCAAACACTAGCGGATTGccggtgtgtgtgagagattgatcatgactgaagatgagtgaaCATAAATGAGTGAATGTTCTGGTGATATACCAATACAATAACCTACCCTGCAATGAGGGATTTGTCTGCCATTTATTAAagaaaggatcagaaaagactattgatgtatcgGACGTTGTCAGAtttgacaggaactttatcaatacatttttcatggaccagtttctttctccatttcacaagtgtaagtgcgattaaaatggttcCCTCCTTGTTTTCTTTAgcctgcaaaatatgtatttaagtgTGTTGTGTTGCTTGTAATCACTCCGTGTGGTTTGTACTGTATTGTGTCTAAAtcgtgccgctttgtttacgagtttaaatgcatttgtggtTCTCTGCcatttgtcgttgctatggccagcatcagctgttcctacacatgcagtggtcaagtttcaaaattaGTCACCTTTTGTCATTGTGTGTATTAATATTAAAcgtatgttgttattattacttatggttaagaatagagcaatatgctggtgttaaactgcattgctttaatacaCTCCTGCATtgtgctcacacatacactgtgcactctgactacttcaacaatgttgataagaCATGGATGGCGTTTCTCTCAGTCTCATGCCAagtgcagtcgaccaatcgcaacagactgggtcattagcgcaatcagagcagattag
This genomic window contains:
- the nck1a gene encoding SH2/SH3 adapter protein Nck1; translation: MEMANLFKHFFRIGKVKQKGCVRDLPSSAEKYEGDERLYDLNLPALVKFNYTAEREDELSLVKGTRVIVMEKCSDGWWRGSYNGLSGWFPSNYVTEDVDGTMRVDSVNPDKLASVGHNNNSSQVLQTVQALYHFSSGNVEELNFNKYELMDVLEKPENDPEWWKCRKENGQVGLVPKNYVTVVQKTHKELGISGPHPSNYDIKPSMDGKFGGKQWYYGKLTRHQAEMVLNQRGVDGDFLIRDSESMPNDFSISLKALYKNKHFKVLLNDGFFCIGQRKFSTMEDLVEHYKKAPIFTSEHGDKLYLIKPLT